In Crassostrea angulata isolate pt1a10 chromosome 6, ASM2561291v2, whole genome shotgun sequence, a genomic segment contains:
- the LOC128188219 gene encoding uncharacterized protein LOC128188219, whose protein sequence is MATDSESGSEYEVDKILQQRKRKGVIEYLVRWQGYGAENDSWEPGKNLKDCAAKIKAFNENENANATPKKRGRKSTSRSRSRSRGRSASKGRKSPSRKKATPVKQETAVRRSSRSRSRGRQQTTVETLTKKVEEFSDDENQIKKFVTETKETVTRSSGTAAPVKSKMKNPVKALYRQLTTSDYPTIIIFTCIALITLSFVLEPYINLEQAWTWVTKIVSSLQKYVQGLWAAPASKSGGK, encoded by the exons atggCTACGGATAGTGAGTCTGGAAGTGAATACGAG GTTGACAAAATCCTTCAACAGAGGAAACGGAAAGGTGTGATAGAGTACCTGGTCAGATGGCAAGGTTACGGGGCAGAAAATGATTCATGGGAGCCAGGGAAAAACTTGAAGGACTGTGCAGCGAAGATAAAAGCTTTCAATGAGAATGAAAATGCAAATGCT ACTCCTAAAAAACGAGGGAGAAAGTCGACGTCCAGATCGAGGTCAAGGTCACGTGGAAGGTCAGCATCCAAGGGCAGAAAATCCCCAAGTCGCAAGAAAGCGACCCCTGTCAAACAGGAGACGGCGGTTCGTCGGTCCAGTAGATCCAGGTCAAGGGGTCGTCAGCAAACCACAGTGGAGACCCTCACT AAAAAAGTGGAGGAATTTTCTGATGATGAGaaccaaataaaaaagtttgtcACAGAAACCAAGGAAACTGTTACCAGGTCAAGCGGAACTGCTGCACCAGTGAAGAGCAAGATGAAGAACCCAGTGAAGGCGTTGTATAGACAGCTGACCACATCTGACTACCCCACCATCATCATCTTCACCTGCATTGCTCTCATCACACTCAGCTTTGTGTTGGAGCCTTACATCAa CTTGGAGCAGGCCTGGACTTGGGTCACAAAAATTGTATCATCTCTTCAGAAATATGTTCAAGGACTGTGGGCCGCTCCCGCCAGCAAATCAGGAGGGAAGTGA